From Pyrenophora tritici-repentis strain M4 chromosome 1, whole genome shotgun sequence, the proteins below share one genomic window:
- a CDS encoding MMT1, Co-Zn-Cd cation transporter, which translates to MVGRRNILSGHHNGNKNNEQFDKYQRVDLEHGYGAINPLKPKQRFRDAIEATVRDNRANEMKQKLIDNVDHDALEVYRKSEESLKSIKNKKVRAFYEEQNQRLDDWAEVDMVVSSLADDIVDSMNPRDPDHDGVAEDRGPLGSSGEDLEPFLPEEEREKRRKSARSVKWAININVIVNILLLGAKGVAAIWSNSLSLIASLVDSALDLLCTIIIWITNRLVGWRIESLKKKFPIGRRRLEPIGILVFSIVMVISFLQILQESIKKLLPSGEHDVAMLPPAAIFAMVATIVVKGTIWIGCARVKTTQVQALAQDCKTDVYFNTLSLLFPLIGAHLDVWWLDPLGAAGLSLFIIYDWACTCFENVARLTGEAADARVERKMMFMAYRFAPLVEGFKSLKCYHAGDGVCVEIDVLMNEGTPLRRCHDIAETLQYCLEGLKEVDR; encoded by the exons ATGGTTGGCCGGCGCAACATCCTTAGTGGTCACCACAACGGCAACAAGAACAATGAGCAGTTCGACAAGTACCAGCGTGTCGATTTGGAACACGGTTATGGGGCGATCAACCCCCTCAAACCAAAGCAGCGGTTTCGCGATGCGATCGAAGCAACGGTCAGGGACAACCGCGCAAATGAGATGAAACAAAAGTTGATCGACAATGTGGACCACGATGCGCTTGAGGTATACCGGAAAAGCGAAGAGAGC TTGAAGAGTATAAAGAATAAAAAGGTCCGTGCCTTCTACGAAGAGCAGAACCAGCGTCTGGACGACTGGGCCGAAGTCGACATGGTGGTTTCGTCGCTTGCAGATGATATTGTTGACAGCATGAACCCGCGTGACCCCGACCACGACGGTGTAGCTGAAGACAGAGGGCCGCTGGGCAGCAGCGGAGAGGATTTAGAACCATTTCTTCCGGAAGAGGAGCGGGAGAAGCGGAGAAAATCCGCCAGGAGCGTAAAGTGGGCGATCAAT ATCAACGTGATTGTGAACATTCTTCTGCTAGGAGCCAAGGGTGTAGCAGCAATCTGGTCCAACTCTCTCTCTTTGATTGCATCTCTTGTCGACTCAGCCCTAGATTTGCTTTGTACCATCATCATCTGGATCACCAACAGACTGGTTGGCTGGCGTATCGAGAGCCTCAAGAAGAAATTTCCCATCGGTCGCCGACGTCTGGAACCTATTGGTATTCTAGTCTTCTCCATTGTCATGGTCATTTCCTTCCTCCAGATCTTGCAAGAGTCTATTAAGAAGCTCCTCCCAAGCGGCGAACACGATGTGGCCATGCTTCCACCTGCAGCTATCTTCGCCATGGTAGCCACCATCGTCGTAAAGGGAACAATTTGGATTGGATGCGCTCGCGTAAAGACAACCCAAGTGCAAGCCTTAGCCCAAGACTGCAAAACTG ACGTGTACTTCAACACTCTATCCCTTCTCTTTCCTCTCATAGGCGCCCACTTGGACGTATGGTGGCTGGATCCCCTCGGTGCAGCAGGCCTCTCCCTTTTCATCATTTATGACTGGGCCTGCACCTGCTTTGAAAACGTAGCTCGTCTTACTGGCGAAGCAGCAGACGCGCGTGTCGAGCGCAAGATGATGTTCATGGCCTATAGATTTGCCCCACTCGTTGAAGGCTTCAAAAGTCTAAAGTGCTACCATGCTGGCGATGGCGTTTGTGTCGAAATAGACGTCTTGATGAATGAAGGAACGCCGTTGAGAAGGTGCCATGATATTGCCGAAACACTACAATACTGTCTAGAAGGCCTCAAGGAGGTAGACC GCTGA
- a CDS encoding RNA-binding protein (RRM domain) — protein MYSSGYDQTTSRSPIAQRNQPQTGSLHRMPSRQFDAYGQVAQSNMYQQDEHQRSYDQPRTYERLNQTMHAGAYGYDMGAPQGWNNTVFSQNGGLGSLGGGAARIKSQQRGGAGRSALPTGWMDQQQPQGLPSFALSNNNLNAMQNTSYGHDVDEELIPTAIVIKNIPFAVKKEQLVNLMTELRLPLPYAFNYHFDNGVFRGLAFANFTTAEETAAVIESMNHFELNGRKLRVEYKKMLPLAERERIEREKRERRGQLEEQHRPLGGGLQSQSSFTSLASHMPATSPSPVSAMRGSSAPKTVDVDLNDPQVLSFYTQLLLFKETKDRDSMTFPSTLTPIMRRTIHTLAHQLGLAHISKGTGDQRQVHIFKVYDNQGLSPPMPQMPSNQMEQPRRNLNRAATTDFSDVRAEGGFYNAFNRQPSGLLGFPDSPGGLNAVPNLRGAKSYADLRSYTPSPAPSTASHPIGRPGGISLEGLGYSGSSTNPNGTPTTGSMSQRDDGLLEREMNRMQLNSSYPQNGSPRSLRQMTSWDAPGPIGGHRTFSTNYDDRPSRQPRGPLPERGQGFSRPRQNGHQNRGSDELSSQSNVEILVGQ, from the exons ATGTACTCTTCCGGGTACGACCAGACGACGTCGCGGTCGCCCATTGCCCAACGAAACCAGCCTCAGACGGGCTCTTTGCATCGCATGCCTTCCCGCCAGTTCGACGCCTACGGCCAAGTGGCCCAGTCCAACATGTACCAGCAGGATGAACACCAGCGCTCCTACGACCAGCCGCGTACCTATGAGCGCCTGAACCAAACCATGCACGCCGGCGCCTACGGCTACGACATGGGCGCGCCCCAGGGCTGGAACAACACTGTCTTCTCCCAGAACGGCGGCCTGGGCTCGCTCGGAGGCGGTGCCGCTCGCATCAAGTCGCAGCAGCGCGGCGGAGCAGGCCGCAGTGCGCTGCCAACG GGATGGATGGACCAGCAGCAGCCCCAGGGTCTGCCTAGCTTCGCCCTCAGCAACAACAACCTCAACGCCATGCAGAACACCAGCTACGGCCACGATGTCGACGAGGAACTCATCCCCACCGCCATCGTCATCAAGAATATTCCCTTTGCCGTCAAGAAGGAGCAGCTCGTAAACCTCATGACCGAACTGCGCCTACCCCTGCCTTACGCCTTCAACTATCACTTTGACAATGGTGTGTTTCGTGGCTTGGCTTTTGCCAACTTCACAACCGCCGAGGAGACGGCAGCTGTCATCGAGTCGATGAACCACTTTGAACTCAACGGCAGGAAGCTGCGCGTCGAGTACAAGAAAATGCTGCCGCTGGCCGAACGCGAGCGCATTGAACGTGAAAAGCGTGAGCGTCGCGGACAGCTCGAGGAGCAACACCGTCCTCTCGGTGGCGGTCTCCAGTCACAGTCTTCCTTCACCTCCCTTGCATCGCACATGCCCGCTACTTCACCCTCGCCTGTGTCCGCCATGCGAGGAAGCAGTGCACCCAAGACAGTTG ACGTCGACCTCAACGACCCCCAGGTGCTCAGTTTTTACACCCAGTTGCTGCTCTTCAAGGAAACCAAGGATCGCGATAGCATGACATTCCCTTCAACGTTGACCCCTATTATGCGCCGCACCATCCATACACTGGCTCACCAGCTCGGTCTTGCCCATATTTCAAAGGGCACTGGCGATCAGCGACAGGTGCATATCTTCAAGGTATATGACAACCAGGGGCTCAGTCCACCAATGCCTCAGATGCCCAGCAACCAGATGGAGCAACCACGCCGAAACCTTAATCGCGCAGCGACCACTGATTTCAGTGACGTCCGCGCCGAGGGTGGATTTTATAACGCCTTCAATCGCCAGCCATCGGGCCTTCTCGGATTCCCTGATTCGCCTGGCGGGCTCAACGCAGTCCCAAATCTTCGCGGTGCCAAGTCTTACGCCGATCTTAGATCTTACACACCTTCACCCGCACCATCGACGGCCAGCCATCCTATTGGCCGTCCTGGTGGCATCTCCCTTGAAGGTCTCGGTTACAGTGGAAGCTCGACGAACCCGAATGGCACCCCAACGACAGGCTCCATGTCCCAACGTGATGATGGCCTGCTCGAGAGGGAAATGAATCGGATGCAACTAAACTCTAGCTACCCGCAAAACGGCAGCCCGCGCTCCCTGCGTCAGATGACATCTTGGGATGCACCCGGCCCTATTGGCGGCCACCGTACTTTTAGTACCAACTACGACGACCGTCCATCGAGACAGCCTCGTGGACCTCTCCCCGAGCGAGGACAGGGCTTTAGCCGCCCGCGACAGAACGGGCATCAAAACCGTGGAAGCGACGAGCTATCATCACAATCCAATGTCGAAATTCTTGTAGGACAGTAG
- a CDS encoding GYF multi-domain protein → MASSSGTYNPARPKRAGEQFTRTHHLDTDEPSTKKPRFDPRNPSTLAPDADDDEDPALEADVIGKTSGIKRNAVNIDGYDSDSSTENFDARQTKKKQLRFLDDEEIEGQEENSKSGGHVAVDFTKGPKSRTEDVESSSEEGDDEERDRIGSDMDEELGAGSKKKHAPKLDAFNMRAEQEEGRFDEAGNFVRKAFDPEAAQDSWLEGISKKDMKKAKEAHEKREAEIKARERAEDSIVTSDVLSNLIMHLEVGETPMEALVRYGKAAPKKRVTSNWAKKKKQQAMEVDVDPAQEAAAAKAKQAIDSITECASRLSDRGVEDIYELPRESIMRQYKRETGEDWKNPHPETVQWEFHWLNAPEEDVNGPYDQATMQAWEASGQFAAGAEFRRVGETEWSRLLDFED, encoded by the exons ATGGCTAGCTCTAGTGGCACATATAATCCGGCGCGCCCAAAGCGCGCTGGCGAGCAATTCACGCGCACCCACCACCTGGACACCGACGAGCCCTCCACCAAGAAACCACGTTTCGACCCCCGCAATCCCTCGACGCTGGCTCCGGATGcagatgatgatgaagaccCTGCACTAGAAGCTGACGTTATAGGCAAAACTTCAGGAATCAAGCGCAACGCGGTCAACATCGATGGCTACGATTCGGACAGCTCCACCGAGAACTTCGACGCTC GCCAGACCAAGAAGAAGCAGTTGCGATTCTTGGACGACGAGGAGATTGAGGGTCAAGAAGAGAACAGCAAGTCTGGGGGTCACGTTGCAGTAGATTTCACAAAGGGCCCAAAGAGCCGCACCGAAGACGTCGAGAGCAGTAGCGAGGAGGGCGATGACGAAGAGCGCGATCGAATTGGTTCTGACATGGACGAGGAGCTTGGTGCGGGCAGCAAGAAGAAGCATGCGCCCAAACTCGATGCGTTTAATATGCGCGCCGAACAGGAGGAAGGCCGATTCGACGAAGCTGGCAACTTTGTGCGCAAAGCATTCGATCCCGAGGCTGCCCAAGATTCATGGCTCGAGGGCATCTCTAAGAAAGACATGAAAAAGGCAAAGGAGGCGCATGAGAAGAGGGAGGCTGAGATCAAGGCCCGCGAGAGGGCAGAGGACTCGATTGTTACCAGCGACGTCTTGTCAAATCTGATTATGCATTTGGAGGTCGGCGAGACACCCATGGAGGCCCTCGTACGCTACGGTAAGGCTGCACCGAAGAAGAGGGTAACCAGCAACTGggccaagaagaagaagcagcagGCCATGGAGGTCGACGTCGATCCCGCGCAAGAGGCAGCCGCAGCAAAAGCCAAGCAGGCGATCGATTCGATTACAGAATGCGCAAGCCGGCTCTCGGACCGCGGAGTGGAGGACATCTACGAACTTCCGCGCGAGTCCATCATGCGACAGTACAAGAGAGAGACTGGAGAAGACTGGAAGAACCCGCATCCGGAGACGGTGCAGTGGGAGTTTCACTGGCTGAATGCGCCGGAAGAAGATGTCAACGGGCCGTATGACCAGGCGACCATGCAAGCATGGGAAGCGAGCGGGCAGTTTGCAGCAGGCGCGGAATTCCGACGCGTAGGCGAGACGGAGTGGTCACGACTGCTCGATTTTGAGGACTGA
- a CDS encoding UFD1, Ubiquitin fusion-degradation protein, which produces MFNPNFYDQDDPMAMYTSMRRGGAPRRFDEYFRCYPIVMLPGPEREEANHGGKVFLPPSALDKLTRLHITYPMLFELINGKEDGKKTHAGVLEFIAEEGKIYLPHWLMETLKLEPGDLLQVKSTDIPLGTFIKLQPQDSSFLDISDPKAVLENAFRNFSCLTTGDIFTFSYNDNVYSIAVLETKPEHPSKAVCTIETDLSVDFAPPVGYQEPQRTSGTSTPRSGKGVMAGKGGTLHSHGTMAEAINYAAIAPSATTAASGAKATSSHFLTAGHKLLKKGSKAPTPQASTPVAGKSTNPPPTVRRTNGPQPLRLPPNKLFFGYEIKPLKGKEEEGEQKESKHFDGSGQTLRKKKGDK; this is translated from the exons ATG TTCAATCCAAACTTTTACGACCAAGACGATCCGATGGCCATGTACACATCCATGCGCCGTGGCGGCGCTCCCAGACGATTCGACGAATACTTCAGATGCTATCCTATTGTCATGTTGCCTGGCCCAGAGCGCGAAGAGGCAAACCACGGCGGCAAAGTGTTCCTTCCTCCTAGTGCTCTCGACAAACTCACCAGGCTGCACATTACATATCCCATGCTTTTCGAGCTCATAAACGGAAAAGAAGATGGCAAGAAGACACACGCAGGTGTTTTGGAATTCATCGCAGAAGAAGGCAAGATCTACCTTCCTCACTGGCTCATGGAGACACTCAAGCTCGAACCCGGCGATCTCCTCCAGGTCAAATCGACCGATATACCTCTTGGCACCTTCATCAAGCTACAACCTCAAGATTCTTCCTTTCTCGACATTTCAGACCCCAAAGCCGTCCTCGAAAACGCGTTTCGCAACTTCTCCTGCCTTACCACCGGCGACATCTTCACATTCTCGTACAACGACAACGTCTACAGCATAGCTGTCTTAGAGACAAAGCCAGAGCATCCGAGCAAGGCTGTATGCACCATCGAAACTGATCTGTCAGTCGACTTTGCACCACCCGTAGGCTACCAAGAGCCGCAGCGAACAAGCGGAACAAGCACTCCACGCAGCGGGAAGGGCGTCATGGCTGGTAAAGGAGGTACTCTACACTCACACGGCACCATGGCAGAGGCGATCAACTATGCAGCTATTGCACCATCAGCAACAACTGCTGCTAGCGGAGCCAAGGCGACATCATCCCATTTCCTCACCGCCGGCCACAAGCTCTTGAAGAAGGGCAGCAAGGCACCCACTCCACAAGCTTCTACACCTGTCGCAGGAAAGTCGACGAACCCACCTCCTACAGTAAGGCGCACAAACGGGCCGCAACCACTGAGGTTACCCCCGAACAAGCTGTTCTTCGGGTACGAGATCAAGCCACTCAAGGGCAAGGAAGAGGAGGGCGAGCAGAAGGAGTCGAAGCACTTTGATGGTTCGGGCCAGACGCTGCGAAAGAAGAAGGGAGACAAGTGA
- a CDS encoding Adeno-PV multi-domain protein yields MAPKKAVSASGDVSEGVSRHQTHDQNVSNNIQPFKWEGPNDNKLLLITQGRYVKPEEYEQLTTAFPGTTIGSIRNRISALRVKQRDFYDSMGWTLPEGGATKKTPSKKKTPTKRDVEDAGVDDADDAEQTPSKKPRARKPKTPKKAKAAVEVEEGSESEEKKVKDEVGNEEDMGDLGVCRR; encoded by the exons ATGGCCCCCAAGAAAGCGGTCTCTGCCAGCGGCGATGTCAGTGAGGGTGTAAGTAGACACCAAACTCATGATCAAAACGTATCTAACAACATCCAGCCCTTCAAATGGGAAGGCCCCAACGACAACAAG CTCCTCCTCATCACCCAAGGCCGCTATGTCAAGCCGGAAGAGTATGAGCAGCTCACCACCGCCTTCCCTG GCACCACCATTGGCAGCATCCGCAACCGCATCTCCGCCCTCCGTGTCAAACAGCGCGACTTCTACGACTCCATGGGTTGGACTCTTCCTGAAGGTGGCGCCACGAAGAAGACTCCcagcaagaagaagacgccCACCAAACGCGATGTAGAGGACGCAGGTGTCGATGACGCCGATGACGCCGAGCAGACACCATCCAAGAAGCCGCGCGCGCGTAAGCCCAAGACGCCCAAGAAGGCCAAGGCTGCGGTTGAGGTTGAGGAAGGTAGCGAGAGTGAGGAAAAGAAGGTCAAGGATGAGGTCGGTAACGAGGAGGACATGGGAGATCTCGGTGTTTGTCGGCGATGA